The Rhododendron vialii isolate Sample 1 chromosome 6a, ASM3025357v1 genome includes a window with the following:
- the LOC131331319 gene encoding casein kinase II subunit alpha-2 — MSQARVYTDVNVHRPREYWDYESLTVQWGDQDDYEVVRKVGRGKYSEVFEGINVTNNERCIIKILKPVKKKKIKREIKILQNLCGGPNVVKLLDIVRDQHSKTPSLIFEYVNSTDFKVLYPTLTDYDIRYYIYELLKALDYCHSQGIMHRDVKPHNVMIDHELRKLRLIDWGLAEFYHPGKEYNVRVASRYFKGPELLVDLQDYDYSLDMWSLGCMFAGMIFRKEPFFYGHDNHDQLVKIAKVLGTDELNAYLNKYHLELDPQLDALVGRHSRKPWSRFINADNQHLVSPESIDFLDKLLRYDHQDRLTAKEAMAHPYFHQVRAAENSRMRT; from the exons ATGTCACAAGCTCGTGTTTACACCGACGTCAACGTTCACCGTCCCAGAGAATACTGGGATTACGAGTCTCTCACCGTCCAATGGGG CGATCAAGATGACTATGAAGTCGTTCGGAAAGTTGGAAGGGGAAAATACAGTGAGGTCTTTGAAGGTATAAATGTCACCAACAATGAAAGATGCATCATCAAGATCCTTAAACctgtcaagaagaagaag ATAAAGAGGGAGATAAAGATACTTCAAAATCTCTGTGGAGGTCCAAATGTGGTAAAACTGCTTGATATTGTCAGAGACCAGCACTCGAAAACTCCTAGCTTGATTTTTGAATATGTGAACAGTACAGACTTCAAAGTTTTGTACCCAACATTGACGGATTACGACATCCGATACTACATATATGAGCTTCTCAAG GCATTAGACTACTGCCATTCACAAGGCATAATGCACAGGGATGTGAAGCCTCATAATGTTATGATTGACCATGAGCTACGGAAACTTCGCTTGATTGATTGGGGCCTTGCTGAATTCTACCATCCTGGAAAAGAATACAATGTCCGAGTTGCTTCAAG GTACTTTAAGGGCCCTGAACTCCTTGTGGATTTGCAAGATTATGACTATTCTTTGGACATGTGGAGCCTGGGTTGTATGTTTGCAGGAATG ATCTTTCGCAAGGAGCCATTTTTTTATGGCCATGACAACCACGATCAGCTTGTCAAAATTGCCAAG GTCCTTGGCACAGACGAGTTAAATGCGTATCTGAACAAGTATCATCTAGAGCTTGATCCTCAACTCGATGCACTTGTTGGAAG GCACAGCAGGAAGCCATGGTCGAGATTTATTAATGCAGATAACCAGCATTTAGTTTCCCCCGAG TCCATTGATTTCCTTGATAAGCTTCTTCGTTATGATCATCAAGATAGACTTACAGCAAAAGAAGCAATG gCTCATCCTTACTTCCATCAGGTGAGGGCTGCCGAGAATAGTAGGATGCGGACGTAG